A genomic region of Cydia splendana chromosome 17, ilCydSple1.2, whole genome shotgun sequence contains the following coding sequences:
- the LOC134798848 gene encoding hemicentin-2-like isoform X1: MCAWRLLLLAALPALVGVGAGEVVEAGPAFLPTRRSLNVAPGEEAVLACRIARLGDKAVSWVRARDLQILAHDGAVFSADPRVAVGVRTERGVVTHTLRLARLRESDAGRYECQLNTDPKLSQIYNLTVTDRAWRGIEVEPLGATRVLAATGSTATLGCSARLRPAEAPDPPALRVVWHQDGQPLLPQQGGVSLDTERAAGLVTSRLTLGALMPTHSGRYMCRVTADLEDIDPFTEDTLQGEMLFTLVVTDSVGEMEAMQRDQSPAPSATGILRSVPAVAALAVLFALAMH; the protein is encoded by the exons GTGTAGGTGCCGGCGAGGTGGTGGAAGCGGGACCCGCCTTCCTACCGACGAGAAGATCACTCAATGTGGCGCCTGGCGAAGAAGCGGTGCTGGCATGCCGCATCGCGCGCCTCGGAGACAAGGCG GTCTCATGGGTGCGGGCAAGGGATCTCCAAATCCTTGCACACGACGGAGCTGTATTCTCAGCAGATCCACGGGTCGCGGTGGGCGTGCGGACGGAGCGCGGCGTCGTGACGCACACGCTGCGTCTTGCGCGCCTGAGAGAGTCCGACGCGGGCCGGTATGAGTGCCAGCTGAATACGGATCCTAAGCTCAGTCAGATTTATAATCTCACTGTCACAG ACCGGGCATGGCGTGGCATCGAGGTAGAACCTCTAGGGGCAACTCGAGTCCTAGCGGCGACGGGAAGCACAGCCACTCTTGGCTGTTCAGCGCGTCTGCGACCAGCTGAGGCACCTGATCCGCCGGCATTGAGGGTTGTTTGGCACCAGGACGGACAACCGTTGCTACCTCAG CAGGGTGGAGTTTCGCTCGACACGGAGCGCGCGGCGGGCCTCGTGACGTCACGGCTCACGCTCGGCGCTCTCATGCCGACCCACAGCGGTCGGTACATGTGCCGTGTCACAGCGGACTTAGAAGATATAGACCCCTTCACAGAAGACACCTTGCAGGGAGAGATGCTGTTTACGCTCGTTGTCACAGACA GTGTGGGTGAGATGGAAGCGATGCAACGCGACCAATCGCCAGCGCCGTCCGCTACTGGCATCCTTCGCTCTGTGCCAGCTGTTGCGGCTCTTGCGGTGTTGTTCGCACTGGCCATGCACTAA
- the LOC134798848 gene encoding hemicentin-2-like isoform X2 yields the protein MCAWRLLLLAALPALVGVGAGEVVEAGPAFLPTRRSLNVAPGEEAVLACRIARLGDKAVSWVRARDLQILAHDGAVFSADPRVAVGVRTERGVVTHTLRLARLRESDAGRYECQLNTDPKLSQIYNLTVTDRAWRGIEVEPLGATRVLAATGSTATLGCSARLRPAEAPDPPALRVVWHQDGQPLLPQGGVSLDTERAAGLVTSRLTLGALMPTHSGRYMCRVTADLEDIDPFTEDTLQGEMLFTLVVTDSVGEMEAMQRDQSPAPSATGILRSVPAVAALAVLFALAMH from the exons GTGTAGGTGCCGGCGAGGTGGTGGAAGCGGGACCCGCCTTCCTACCGACGAGAAGATCACTCAATGTGGCGCCTGGCGAAGAAGCGGTGCTGGCATGCCGCATCGCGCGCCTCGGAGACAAGGCG GTCTCATGGGTGCGGGCAAGGGATCTCCAAATCCTTGCACACGACGGAGCTGTATTCTCAGCAGATCCACGGGTCGCGGTGGGCGTGCGGACGGAGCGCGGCGTCGTGACGCACACGCTGCGTCTTGCGCGCCTGAGAGAGTCCGACGCGGGCCGGTATGAGTGCCAGCTGAATACGGATCCTAAGCTCAGTCAGATTTATAATCTCACTGTCACAG ACCGGGCATGGCGTGGCATCGAGGTAGAACCTCTAGGGGCAACTCGAGTCCTAGCGGCGACGGGAAGCACAGCCACTCTTGGCTGTTCAGCGCGTCTGCGACCAGCTGAGGCACCTGATCCGCCGGCATTGAGGGTTGTTTGGCACCAGGACGGACAACCGTTGCTACCTCAG GGTGGAGTTTCGCTCGACACGGAGCGCGCGGCGGGCCTCGTGACGTCACGGCTCACGCTCGGCGCTCTCATGCCGACCCACAGCGGTCGGTACATGTGCCGTGTCACAGCGGACTTAGAAGATATAGACCCCTTCACAGAAGACACCTTGCAGGGAGAGATGCTGTTTACGCTCGTTGTCACAGACA GTGTGGGTGAGATGGAAGCGATGCAACGCGACCAATCGCCAGCGCCGTCCGCTACTGGCATCCTTCGCTCTGTGCCAGCTGTTGCGGCTCTTGCGGTGTTGTTCGCACTGGCCATGCACTAA